One stretch of Sylvia atricapilla isolate bSylAtr1 chromosome 4, bSylAtr1.pri, whole genome shotgun sequence DNA includes these proteins:
- the EREG gene encoding proepiregulin isoform X2, giving the protein MGYLLQAVLGTTVIPLCGPGEMENCTTALIQTENSPRVAQVGITRCKPEMKDYCFHGQCVYIVDLDEHYCRCDVGFSGVRCVHSELVRQPLSKEYVALTVIVVLLFLAALSLAGYYICRRYRNKRRQTNASEYKEVGAL; this is encoded by the exons ATGG GTTACCTATTGCAAGCAGTCCTGGGCACAACAGTGATCCCGTTATGTGGGCCTGGTGAAATGGAGAACTGCACAACAGCGCTCA TCCAGACAGAGAACAGCCCACGTGTGGCCCAAGTTGGGATAACGAGATGCAAGCCTGAAATGAAGGACTACTGCTTCCATGGACAGTGTGTGTACATTGTGGACTTGGATGAGCACTATTGCAG GTGTGATGTGGGCTTCTCTGGAGTGCGGTGCGTGCACTCGGAGCTGGTCCGGCAGCCCCTCAGCAAGGAGTATGTGGCGCTGACTGTCATCGTGGTCCTGCTCTTCCTCGCTGCCCTCTCTCTTGCCGGCTACTACATCTGCAGAAG GTACCGAAACAAGAGGAGACAAACAAATGCCAGTGAATACAAGGAAGTTGGTGCCCTATAG
- the EREG gene encoding proepiregulin isoform X1, protein MDAGCLWPRSLLLFLGYLLQAVLGTTVIPLCGPGEMENCTTALIQTENSPRVAQVGITRCKPEMKDYCFHGQCVYIVDLDEHYCRCDVGFSGVRCVHSELVRQPLSKEYVALTVIVVLLFLAALSLAGYYICRRYRNKRRQTNASEYKEVGAL, encoded by the exons ATGGACGCCGGCTGCCTGTGGCCCCGcagcctgctgctctttctTG GTTACCTATTGCAAGCAGTCCTGGGCACAACAGTGATCCCGTTATGTGGGCCTGGTGAAATGGAGAACTGCACAACAGCGCTCA TCCAGACAGAGAACAGCCCACGTGTGGCCCAAGTTGGGATAACGAGATGCAAGCCTGAAATGAAGGACTACTGCTTCCATGGACAGTGTGTGTACATTGTGGACTTGGATGAGCACTATTGCAG GTGTGATGTGGGCTTCTCTGGAGTGCGGTGCGTGCACTCGGAGCTGGTCCGGCAGCCCCTCAGCAAGGAGTATGTGGCGCTGACTGTCATCGTGGTCCTGCTCTTCCTCGCTGCCCTCTCTCTTGCCGGCTACTACATCTGCAGAAG GTACCGAAACAAGAGGAGACAAACAAATGCCAGTGAATACAAGGAAGTTGGTGCCCTATAG